A stretch of Candidatus Dormiibacterota bacterium DNA encodes these proteins:
- a CDS encoding septal ring lytic transglycosylase RlpA family protein: MARGGRALAAVVAALVAMGVVSPAVAPGATAESCTASFYDHGTTTASGEPFDVNAMTAAHRTLPFGTMVQVTDTDNGRSVAVRINDRGPYAPGWCIDLTRAAFERLAPASRGVLPVTVTLAAPVTTARDLAARILAEQRISLATMHLDPRGDEPPDGASARDNISDTAHGLPARRSSYGKARGGTVTLGTAMLTGMLHRASEFDFSVSEIAGGSHSSRSRSGAGVAFDVDTINGRQVLRIGADERRFMDGCRADGATDVRFEGLHIHCGW; this comes from the coding sequence GTGGCCCGGGGCGGCCGTGCCCTCGCCGCGGTGGTCGCCGCGCTCGTCGCCATGGGTGTCGTGTCGCCGGCAGTGGCCCCGGGAGCGACCGCGGAGAGCTGCACCGCGTCCTTCTACGACCACGGCACCACGACGGCGAGCGGCGAGCCCTTCGACGTCAACGCGATGACCGCCGCGCACCGGACGCTGCCCTTCGGCACCATGGTCCAGGTCACCGACACCGACAACGGGAGGTCGGTCGCCGTCCGCATCAACGACCGGGGCCCGTACGCCCCGGGGTGGTGCATCGACCTCACCCGCGCCGCCTTCGAGCGGCTCGCCCCGGCGTCGCGGGGGGTGCTGCCGGTGACGGTCACCCTCGCCGCGCCGGTGACGACCGCCCGCGACCTCGCCGCCCGGATCCTCGCCGAGCAGCGGATCAGCCTCGCCACCATGCATCTCGACCCCCGCGGCGACGAGCCCCCGGACGGCGCCAGCGCCCGGGACAACATCAGCGACACCGCCCATGGGCTCCCGGCCCGGCGCAGCTCCTACGGGAAGGCGCGGGGAGGGACCGTCACCCTCGGCACCGCCATGCTCACCGGCATGCTCCACCGGGCGTCGGAGTTCGACTTCAGCGTCTCCGAGATCGCCGGCGGGTCCCACTCCTCCCGGTCGCGGAGCGGCGCGGGGGTGGCGTTCGACGTGGACACCATCAACGGCCGCCAGGTCCTCCGCATCGGCGCCGACGAGCGACGGTTCATGGACGGCTGCCGGGCCGACGGTGCGACCGACGTCCGCTTCGAGGGGCTCCACATCCACTGCGGCTGGTGA